From Cydia strobilella chromosome 7, ilCydStro3.1, whole genome shotgun sequence, one genomic window encodes:
- the LOC134743270 gene encoding uncharacterized protein LOC134743270 isoform X2, whose protein sequence is MSASPDFDPAARQDYRPATSSENVYEHVMEHKLADNMSVPSIRTPVLRALPLSPTDGDPEPDSTHPESIIQSARSNIDKEVEYHITDKRRDTEMSVDALSGLVRIEEGLDNVGRITYPIIQEGDDSGDGNYENTSATLIQAPLNTAIVQNVAKLPQNFTINVDATVSNITAIQNVSQDVGNQTLWLPTILTSAAPTDSKSEEERSQSGLSQIIITSESYVNDTNQMGRRTNIVTETSYASRPKSSKVQILSNISIPKNTSYSSQYITQGKDLASPVYGTQNHVYKLSTNVMSQKHLNNSVLCSKPPKSQSLIGCSTLSPQVISSPIKNVSYSHTFTKSSNLKSLGKVNNGANLNAVVAASSGNTQCHILSRVVSGPNKMSVHSGRKSLNTLKQAKNSGQLSGQKNQSRAIKIIQQAGTAHKSESKAWPVASVATYKNQQPIYGVVDSNTSKIIQKVGSPTHKSHHQIQKLPSKGERLVLQSPCGPVLISTAPISTSMPRGPHYVQSGATPNLRYVQTYTPTDNQLSTVSQVSANQQLTAQILQSLAQPKLMLHPSANSPLIPPPQPVEEHMEPKPINQRRIVFGDKSTRLTADDIIGSEERPNLSEELQRYTFHDLALVMLDHTYAQPVQKQPAPAPPPAPAPAPAPVYAPPLPLPPAPAVASPPPGPTPPSPLKRHSPVIMSTVPYEPAAPLVAPIPAAPPLPLSTLSYKPTPIQEDDTASVISSIDGDRRPAAGGSDTETAPEAEEEGKTRCVCEFTHDDGYMICCDRCGEWQHVDCMGIDRNNIPDAYMCELCQPRAVDRRHARAIQLRKREELNALGASDTDSSETTRVPGGRRKRLLTVTTYTDTSGSCVTTYNTASPAVPTLPPLPPMPQPTLTLPKRGPKRPKKAEVVRKGTKRKLTEKRVKRKKEMMMNRSKFATSVTSQSHWGESFEQAMTNHYSPELRAKIMKYSSKLGNTTNTSSAITAHLCTTVPHAGGKILIATKDLKENTPVIELRGKYMLSNQHRPQLQNSARAGSQKPGPFVFFYRLPKDNTQICIDTRTYGNEARFVRRSCKPNAELQHCIIKGALHVYLYTVGTIPSNTEITVGHDTNGSKQPCACGNPKHCKVNGLTSSLVARKTMEYPPREKRSRNRCSSSSSPASPPLAPVLASPAKEYPCPVTPVKIEKKSPLKYEYSPMSPVKNAIMALDFDQPMKTETPEDIKPEMDLTAKEEMKPEIDEPDYVKMETEEEKPAEPVPDPEPQPEPEPIKAEPEPIKEEVQPQKEEAKAEPEPEEEIPVKQEVLKEEIKEIKEEIKEEPKEVKQESPKKESPKMEERERRTRRDGLEDERPATREYTAKSACHDRSSRSSRNTCTNQDSLDDKTDDSQDKLPTNKEKDKKKMTREERKMEAIMKAFERMEKAEQRKQEVKERQKRRESDPHPNAVDKDDDDDFQCSSKKRKKRKGRARTTSQSNRRRLNSADSDLVTSGDEPRTPPRPPRRDSAPHNNEADRNNDGINEDLGLSSACLLVEAAVGSVESAFKLPKTKKTMATEWIGRSPERTPSPYRSPYRPPLMSATSLESLVRVASTMIGDLSGAPDFHEEDATSPPRTPGRDRSRPPKKARRITRSTPPTEIVETTPTVIPQHSAKKRWLRQAISEESDSPNADAFVAESPPNEIVTPLKKRRLARESLSCEPNNIVPCHDETSPNLTSEDSPVKDDGAGGVIRQYNVRGIMEGVYGRDRDRTRSDSGQGSDDQCHPDHDVLNVNMATTDTEHIRRIIGVPTPEDELPPPAKPDFTTTTNNNNVEPDDPNYDKVLPMDIDTTVTPQPKLESSEPTNCDIKGLDLLNDKQNSSRSADTSGNSSPQRDEMDDIQKKIHSFHTENILILKSRNKKPPKEKRKKVNLNFDLNMVDDQISIQLRTEKESSKSPEINGDIHDDISNSALPAPENIPLPDDPGPIPPLEAIPLPEEPMRPIKKQYTGNMKNSKLVINGVTHDSYTIGDSMALPAPENIPLPEDQGPLSVIPPLETIPLPEEPRRPLKARVKLMMEKEEKEALSNDTDSKSSEINGEMHSEVESIPLPDDIPSLEAIPLPEEPMEPMRVPASPAIKPEEKSLPVKDKPSVLESPLPFSSRFSSTGLFSGIFSNFSQPYEVPASADPVPSIIKSAIDRTTSLDNSIFDKDSITGVDELKSVQEILTRVSNMDSNNSVLLSGVLQGSGSGEAGAALHGLPGPAKPFGARASDPRLNPPPQDKPKPVRRKLSITEYRKRHRGALNEESHPSEGEAHGPEWSSESSGASGAGSLSPQRLDAAAAAAADDLEQRLHRELANTHLPKGVFDAQPTASERQRENLSSRLRREFGLALPEDERNEPPTEGAAVVPLRRCDR, encoded by the exons ATGTCAGCTTCTCCAGACTTTGATCCTGCTGCCCGGCAA GATTACCGGCCGGCCACCTCCAGTGAAAATGTGTATGAACATGTTATGGAACATAAATTAGCAGATAATATGAGTGTACCAAGCATTAGAACTCCAGTTTTAAGGGCTCTGCCCCTTTCCCCCACTGATGGTGACCCTGAACCTGATTCTACTCACCCAGAAAGTATTATCCAGTCTGCACGCAGTAATATTGATAAAGAAGTAGAGTACCACATTACTGACAAGAGACGGGACACAGAGATGTCTGTAGATGCATTATCTGGACTTGTAAGGATTGAGGAAGGTCTTGATAATGTTGGACGCATCACTTACCCTATTATACAAGAAGGAGATGACTCTGGTGATGGCAACTATGAAAACACAAGTGCCACTCTCATCCAGGCTCCACTGAACACTGCAATTGTTCAGAATGTCGCAAAGCTGCCACAGAACTTCACTATAAATGTAGATGCCACTGTAAGCAACATTACAGCTATTCAAAATGTATCACAAGATGTTGGCAATCAGACTCTATGGCTGCCCACTATTCTCACAAGCGCTGCCCCTACTGACAGCAAGAGTGAAGAGGAGAGATCACAATCTGGTCTATCACAGATCATTATAACCAGTGAAAGCTATGTCAATGATACAAATCAAATGGGAAGACGGACAAATATAGTAACGGAAACTAGCTATGCAAGCCGACCCAAATCATCAAAAGTACAAATTTTGAGCAACATATCTATCCCAAAGAACACAAGTTATTCATCACAGTATATAACCCAGGGCAAAGATCTCGCCTCACCAGTGTACGGCACACAGAACCATGTGTACAAGTTGAGCACTAATGTGATGTCACAAAAGCATTTAAATAATTCAGTACTATGCTCGAAGCCTCCAAAGAGTCAGTCTTTAATTGGCTGCTCTACGTTGTCACCTCAAGTAATCAGCAGCCCTATCAAAAACGTTTCTTATAGCCACACTTTTACGAAAAGCTCTAATTTGAAATCTCTGGGCAAAGTGAACAATGGTGCTAACTTAAACGCCGTGGTCGCGGCGTCCTCGGGAAACACGCAGTGTCATATACTATCGCGGGTCGTCTCAGGCCCTAATAAGATGTCCGTTCACTCGGGCAGAAAATCTCTAAATACTTTGAAACAGGCAAAAAATTCCGGCCAGCTCTCGGGACAGAAGAATCAATCGAGAGCTATCAAAATAATACAGCAGGCAGGCACTGCGCATAAATCAGAGTCCAAGGCCTGGCCTGTCGCTAGTGTGGCTACATATAAGAACCAGCAGCCGATATATGGTGTAGTGGATTCAAACACATCTAAGATCATACAGAAAGTGGGTAGTCCGACACATAAGAGTCATCATCAGATTCAAAAGTTGCCTTCTAAAGGTGAGAGGTTGGTTCTCCAATCGCCTTGTGGGCCCGTGCTTATATCCACAGCGCCTATAAGCACAAGTATGCCGCGCGGGCCTCACTACGTCCAGTCTGGTGCCACGCCCAACTTGAGATACGTACAGACCTACACTCCAACAGACAATCAGCTCTCTACTGTATCTCAAGTGTCAGCAAACCAGCAGCTGACTGCTCAGATATTGCAATCGCTAGCGCAGCCCAAGCTGATGTTGCATCCCAGTGCAAATTCTCCACTGATACCACCTCCTCAACCTGTGGAGGAACATATGGAGCCAAAACCGATTAATCAAAGGAGGATTGTGTT CGGTGACAAGTCGACACGTTTAACTGCGGACGATATAATCGGCAGCGAGGAGCGCCCGAATCTATCGGAAGAACTACAGCGGTATACCTTCCACGACCTGGCACTCGTGATGTTGGACCATACATACGCGCAGCCCGTGCAGAAgcagcccgcgcccgcgccgccgcccgcccccgcccccgcccccgcgcccgtcTATGCGCCGCCGCTCCCGctcccgcccgcgcccgccgtcGCGTCCCCTCCGCCGGGGCCGACGCCTCCGAGCCCGTTGAAGAGGCACTCGCCCGTCATCATGTCGACCGTGCCTTACGAACCGGCCGCACCCCTGGTAGCACCAATCCCCGCCGCTCCACCCCTGCCCCTGAGTACTCTGAGTTACAAGCCTACCCCGATACAAGAGGACGACACCGCGTCCGTCATCTCGTCGATCGACGGCGACCGTCGTCCCGCCGCCGGCGGCAGCGACACTGAAACCGCAccggaagccgaggaggaaggaaAAACTCGATGCGTCTGCGAGTTTACACACGACGACGGATACATGATCTGCTGCGACCGCTGCGGCGAATGGCAGCACGTTGACTGCATGGGCATCGACCGGAACAACATCCCTGATGCCTACATGTGTGAACTGTGCCAACCTCGAGCTGTTGACCGAAGGCATGCGCGAGCGATCCAGCTACGAAAGCGAGAGGAACTCAACGCGCTCGGCGCTTCCGATACGGACTCTTCAGAAACCACCAGGGTGCCCGGAGGGCGCCGCAAGCGACTCCTCACCGTCACCACTTACACTGACACCAGTGGGTCTTGTGTCACTACGTATAATACGGCCTCCCCTGCCGTGCCTACCTTACCACCGCTACCCCCGATGCCGCAACCGACTCTCACTCTACCCAAACGCGGCCCTAAGCGCCCTAAGAAGGCAGAAGTTGTCAGAAAAGGCACCAAGAGAAAACTTACAGAAAAGAGAGTCAAACGCAAGAAGGAGATGATGATGAACCGAAGCAAGTTCGCCACGAGCGTAACCAGCCAATCACATTGGGGTGAATCGTTTGAGCAAGCGATGACTAATCATTACAGCCCTGAACTGAGGgcgaaaataatgaaatacagCAGTAAACTAGGCAACACGACGAACACGTCATCCGCTATTACGGCGCATTTGTGTACCACTGTGCCCCACGCGGGCGGCAAAATCCTTATTGCGACAAAGGACTTGAAAGAAAACACGCCAGTCATAGAGCTTAGAGGGAAATATATGTTGTCGAACCAGCACAGGCCGCAGTTACAAAATTCAGCGCGTGCGGGCAGCCAGAAACCTGGGCCTTTCGTCTTCTTCTACAGACTGCCTAAGGATAACACGCAAATCTGTATCGATACAAGAACGTATGGCAACGAGGCGAGATTCGTAAGGAGATCTTGCAAACCCAACGCCGAGCTCCAACACTGCATAATCAAAGGCGCGCTACATGTTTACTTATACACTGTTGGAACAATCCCCTCGAATACAGAAATAACAGTCGGGCACGACACTAACGGCAGCAAGCAGCCGTGCGCCTGCGGAAACCCTAAACACTGCAAGGTCAACGGTTTAACTTCTTCACTAGTTGCGAGGAAAACCATGGAATACCCTCCAAGAGAAAAGAGGAGTAGGAATAGGTGTTCCAGCTCATCTTCCCCTGCGTCGCCACCGCTGGCACCCGTCCTAGCTTCCCCGGCTAAAGAATACCCTTGCCCAGTAACACCCGTCAAAATAGAAAAGAAATCACCCCTCAAATACGAATACTCTCCAATGTCTCCCGTAAAAAATGCCATCATGGCCCTCGACTTTGACCAGCCAATGAAAACAGAGACCCCAGAAGATATCAAACCAGAAATGGATTTAACGGCCAAAGAGGAGATGAAACCGGAAATAGACGAGCCAGATTACGTGAAAATGGAAACTGAGGAGGAGAAACCAGCAGAACCGGTCCCAGATCCTGAGCCTCAACCTGAACCGGAACCGATTAAAGCAGAACCGGAACCAATCAAAGAGGAAGTACAACCTCAAAAAGAAGAAGCTAAGGCAGAACCTGAACCTGAAGAAGAAATACCCGTAAAACAAGAGGTGCTAAAagaagaaataaaagaaattaaaGAGGAAATAAAAGAAGAGCCTAAAGAAGTTAAACAAGAGAGTCCAAAGAAAGAGTCGCCTAAAATGGAAGAAAGGGAGCGTAGGACAAGACGAGATGGTTTAGAAGATGAAAGACCAGCTACACGGGAATATACAGCCAAATCGGCATGCCACGATCGATCGTCCAGGTCTAGTAGGAACACTTGTACGAACCAGGACTCTTTGGATGATAAAACTGATGATTCGCAGGACAAACTGCCAACCAATAAGGAGAAGGATAAGAAGAAAATG ACTCGTGAGGAGCGTAAAATGGAAGCGATCATGAAGGCGTTCGAACGCATGGAGAAAGCAGAACAACGTAAACAAGAGGTGAAAGAACGGCAAAAACGGAGGGAATCCGATCCTCACCCAAATGCGGTGGACAAGGATGACGATGATGACTTTCAGTGCAGCTCGAAAAAGAGGAAGAA ACGCAAAGGCCGAGCCCGCACAACTTCCCAATCCAACCGGCGGCGACTGAACTCGGCCGACAGCGACCTGGTGACGTCGGGCGACGagccgcgcacgccgccgcgACCGCCGCGCAGGGACAGCGCGCCGCACAACAACGAGGCCGACAGGAACAACGATGGGATCAATGAA GATCTTGGCCTAAGCTCAGCATGTTTACTAGTAGAAGCCGCCGTCGGTTCAGTGGAATCCGCCTTTAAACTGCCTAAAACTAAGAAAACTATGGCCACGGAATGGATCGGTCGCTCGCCCGAGCGGACGCCGTCGCCCTACAGGTCTCCATACCGACCGCCTTTGATGTCCGCCACATCTCTAGAGAGCCTCGTGAGAGTTGCCTCGACGATGATTGGCGATTTAAGTGGTGCCCCTGATTTCCACGAGGAAGATGCGACATCCCCACCCAGAACCCCCGGCCGGGATCGAAGCAGACCCCCGAAGAAGGCTAGAAGGATTACTCGGAGCACCCCTCCGACTGAAATCGTAGAAACGACGCCTACTGTGATACCCCAGCATAGTGCTAAGAAACGGTGGCTGAGACAGGCCATCAGTGAAGAAAGCGACTCTCCTAATGCGG ATGCGTTTGTTGCAGAATCTCCGCCCAACGAAATAGTGACGCCATTGAAGAAGCGACGGTTAGCGAGAGAATCGCTATCTTGCGAACCTAATAATATTGTGCCT TGTCACGATGAGACGTCACCCAATTTAACGTCCGAGGACTCCCCGGTGAAGGACGACGGCGCCGGCGGTGTGATCCGGCAGTACAACGTGCGCGGCATCATGGAGGGCGTGTACGGCCGCGACCGCGACCGCACGCGCTCCGACAGCGGTCAGGGCTCCGACGACCAGTGCCATCCCGACCACGACGTGCTCAACGTCAACATGGCCACCACCGACACCGAGCACATCCGCCGCATCATCGGCGTGCCCACCCCCGAGGACGAGCTGCCTCCGCCGGCCAAGCCCGACttcaccaccaccaccaacaacaacaacgtcGAACCCGACGACCCCAACTACGACAAGGTCCTCCCTATGGACATCGACACCACCGTCACCCCCCAACCCAAATTAGAGAGTAGTGAACCCACCAATTGTGATATCAAAGGTTTGGACCTGCTCAATGATAAGCAGAACAGTTCCCGATCCGCAGATACTAGTGGAAACTCGTCGCCTCAGCGCGACGAGATGGACGACATTCAGAAGAAGATACACTCCTTCCACACCGAAAACATTCTCATCCTCAAGAGCAGGAACAAGAAACCTCCAAAAGAAAAGCGGAAGAAGGTCAATCTGAACTTCGATCTCAACATGGTGGACGACCAAATCAGTATTCAATTGCGCACAGAGAAGGAGAGTTCGAAGTCGCCAGAGATTAATGGTGACATTCACGACGATATCAGCAATTCAGCGTTACCGGCGCCCGAAAACATACCTTTGCCTGACGATCCGGGCCCGATTCCTCCTCTAGAAGCGATACCGTTACCGGAGGAGCCGATGCGGCCTATAAAGAAGCAATATACCGGAAACATGAAGAACTCCAAACTGGTGATTAATGGAGTTACGCACGACTCATACACGATCGGGGACTCGATGGCTCTGCCGGCGCCAGAGAACATCCCCCTGCCGGAAGACCAGGGCCCGCTATCTGTGATACCGCCGCTGGAGACGATTCCTCTGCCCGAGGAGCCGCGGCGGCCGCTAAAGGCCCGAGTCAAGCTGATGATGGAAAAAGAGGAGAAGGAAGCGTTATCCAACGATACAGACTCAAAGTCGTCCGAAATCAACGGGGAGATGCACTCCGAAGTGGAATCTATCCCTTTGCCGGACGACATCCCTTCACTAGAGGCTATCCCTCTGCCGGAGGAACCGATGGAACCCATGCGAGTGCCCGCGTCCCCCGCGATCAAACCTGAAGAAAAATCGTTACCGGTGAAAGATAAACCCTCAGTTCTGGAGAGCCCGCTCCCCTTCTCGTCGAGGTTCAGCTCGACCGGACTGTTCTCGGGGATCTTCAGCAACTTCTCGCAACCCTACGAAGTGCCGGCGTCCGCGGACCCGGTGCCGTCTATAATAAAAAGTGCAATAGATAGGACTACAAGTTTAGACAATAGTATATTCGACAAAGATAGTATTACGGGTGTGGACGAACTGAAGAGCGTGCAGGAGATATTGACTCGCGTGAGCAACATGGACTCGAATAACAGTGTGCTGCTGTCGGGGGTGCTGCAGGGCTCCGGGTCGggcgaggcgggcgcggcgCTGCACGGGCTGCCGGGCCCGGCCAAGCCCTTCGGCGCGCGCGCCTCCGACCCGCGCCTCAACCCGCCGCCGCAGGACAAGCCCAAACCGGTCAGAAGGAAG CTCTCTATCACCGAATACCGCAAGCGGCACCGAGGGGCGCTCAACGAGGAGTCGCACCCGTCGGAGGGCGAGGCGCACGGGCCGGAATGGTCGTCGGAGTCGTCGGGCGCGTCGGGCGCGGGCTCGCTGTCGCCGCAGCGGCTGGacgcggccgccgccgccgccgccgatgaCCTGGAGCAGAGGCTGCATCGGGAGCTCGCTAATACGCATTTGCCTAAAG GAGTGTTCGACGCACAGCCGACGGCGTCCGAGCGGCAACGGGAGAACCTCAGCTCGCGGCTGCGGCGCGAGTTCGGCCTCGCCCTGCCCGAGGACGAGCGAAACGAGCCCCCCACAG